The Stratiformator vulcanicus genome has a segment encoding these proteins:
- a CDS encoding L28 family ribosomal protein, whose product MSTLKKNKRIKRAKQYSLYGDLKPGTGNKKVESGKPKYLGGNGRKTRGITKRQFKRNLQTIRVMEDGKVVKRRVPVKLIRSGVVEKAVKREAFTMPEQGK is encoded by the coding sequence ATGAGCACGCTAAAGAAAAATAAGCGGATCAAACGGGCCAAGCAGTACTCGCTGTACGGCGACCTCAAGCCCGGAACGGGCAACAAGAAGGTCGAGTCGGGTAAGCCCAAGTATCTCGGCGGCAACGGTCGAAAGACCCGCGGGATCACGAAGCGGCAGTTCAAGCGGAATCTGCAGACGATCCGCGTCATGGAAGACGGCAAAGTCGTCAAACGGCGAGTGCCTGTGAAGTTGATCCGCAGCGGTGTCGTCGAAAAAGCCGTGAAACGCGAAGCATTCACGATGCCCGAGCAAGGCAAATAG
- a CDS encoding SufE family protein, which translates to MKAATELTLDELYDEFDFLHDWEERCELLIDLGMELEQLSPEEKNEENRVHGCQSMVWMTTELDEQGRMHVRANSDAMLVSGLIVVLLALFDGKTPNEVLDTEVKPVFDKLGLDVHLSTARKNGLAGMVQRVKRDAVSYHNQMEGDGTTVTEIRRREERL; encoded by the coding sequence TTGAAGGCGGCGACCGAATTGACCCTCGACGAACTGTATGACGAGTTCGACTTTCTCCACGATTGGGAGGAGCGCTGCGAACTGCTGATCGACTTGGGTATGGAGTTGGAACAACTGTCGCCCGAGGAGAAGAACGAAGAAAATCGCGTTCACGGTTGTCAGTCGATGGTTTGGATGACCACCGAACTTGACGAACAGGGTCGGATGCACGTGCGGGCCAACAGCGATGCCATGCTTGTGAGCGGCCTGATCGTCGTGCTGCTCGCGTTGTTCGACGGAAAGACCCCGAACGAGGTCCTCGACACTGAAGTGAAGCCGGTCTTCGACAAACTCGGCCTTGACGTCCACCTGAGTACCGCCCGCAAGAACGGCCTCGCCGGCATGGTCCAACGGGTCAAGCGAGATGCCGTGAGTTATCACAATCAAATGGAAGGCGACGGCACCACAGTCACCGAGATACGCCGACGTGAAGAGCGTCTCTAG
- a CDS encoding 2-hydroxyacid dehydrogenase encodes MKLTVFSAKSYDRTALDAANEDRGHEISYLEARLDADTAGLAEGSDAICIFVNDEAKDGIVDRLADVGVKGIALRCAGFNNVELEPAQRRGIRVVRVPAYSPHAVAEHTLGLILALNRKLHRAYSRVREHNFELRGLLGFDLHGKTVGVIGTGRIGIEVCRILKGFGCTVLAYDLFPNDEVKQLGCEYVELDRLFRESRIITLHCPLTPETHHLINADAIEKMRDDVMIVNASRGAVIETPAAIEGLKSRKIGHLALDVYEEEEVFFEDVSNEVLQDDMLARLLTFPNVLVTGHQAFFTAEALGNIAETTLANIDDLAADRDCPNEVKA; translated from the coding sequence ATGAAACTCACCGTCTTTTCCGCAAAAAGTTACGACCGAACTGCGCTCGATGCCGCGAACGAAGACCGCGGTCATGAAATTTCCTACCTCGAAGCTCGGCTCGACGCTGACACGGCAGGGCTGGCCGAAGGCTCCGACGCGATTTGCATTTTCGTGAATGATGAGGCCAAGGACGGGATCGTTGATCGGCTCGCTGATGTCGGGGTGAAAGGCATCGCACTGCGATGCGCCGGGTTCAACAACGTGGAACTGGAGCCCGCCCAAAGACGCGGCATTCGAGTCGTGAGAGTGCCCGCCTATTCGCCGCATGCGGTGGCCGAACACACGCTCGGGCTGATTCTTGCCCTCAATCGAAAATTGCATCGGGCCTACAGTCGGGTGCGCGAACACAATTTCGAACTGCGCGGCCTGTTGGGATTCGACCTTCACGGCAAGACGGTCGGCGTGATCGGGACAGGGAGGATCGGGATCGAGGTCTGCCGCATCCTGAAAGGGTTCGGATGCACGGTCCTCGCATATGACCTCTTTCCGAACGATGAAGTGAAGCAACTCGGCTGCGAATACGTCGAACTCGATCGGCTCTTTCGGGAGAGCCGGATCATCACGCTGCACTGCCCTTTGACGCCCGAAACGCACCATCTGATCAACGCCGATGCGATCGAGAAGATGCGCGACGACGTGATGATCGTGAATGCCAGCCGCGGCGCCGTTATTGAGACGCCAGCGGCGATCGAAGGCTTGAAGTCACGGAAAATCGGGCACCTCGCCCTCGATGTCTATGAGGAAGAGGAGGTCTTCTTTGAGGACGTCTCCAACGAAGTCCTGCAAGATGACATGCTCGCCCGGCTTCTGACGTTCCCCAACGTACTCGTCACGGGGCACCAGGCGTTCTTCACCGCGGAAGCGCTCGGCAACATCGCCGAGACGACGCTTGCGAACATTGACGACCTCGCCGCCGACCGCGATTGCCCGAACGAAGTGAAAGCGTGA
- a CDS encoding Gfo/Idh/MocA family protein, translating into MDKLKIGVIGLGIGKTHIRGYREHPQAEVVAIADLNANRVEEVGREYNIKRRYTSAEELLGQDDLDIVSICTPNKFHMQQSVTALGRGMHVLCEKPIGMNADEARQMIEASRSCDRRLMINFSYRFNPQAIALKKRVDDGALGGVYFARTVWHRRRGVPGFGGWFGRKSLSGGGALIDLGVHRLDMALWLMDFPEPEWVIANTWDALTAPVAEQIEKTFDVEDFAAATIRFNNGTMLTVEISWAANIEHYELMETRLYGTHGGLVHRNIPDKYEYEAELFFEQDGDQYDQKLSSTPDDVKSSMYYFVESIIENKETPAPAEEALQVQKLLDAIYLSAEKGEPVRVS; encoded by the coding sequence ATGGACAAACTGAAAATTGGCGTCATCGGCCTCGGGATCGGAAAAACTCACATCCGGGGTTATCGCGAGCACCCTCAGGCCGAGGTGGTCGCGATCGCCGATCTGAACGCGAACCGGGTCGAAGAGGTCGGCCGCGAGTACAACATCAAGCGGCGATACACCAGCGCGGAGGAACTTCTCGGGCAGGACGATCTCGACATCGTCAGTATTTGCACGCCGAACAAATTTCACATGCAGCAGAGTGTCACCGCGCTCGGTCGCGGGATGCACGTGCTTTGCGAGAAACCGATTGGCATGAATGCCGATGAAGCCCGGCAGATGATCGAAGCCTCCCGCTCCTGCGACCGGCGGTTGATGATCAACTTCAGCTATCGCTTCAATCCGCAGGCGATCGCGCTGAAGAAACGCGTCGACGACGGAGCGCTCGGCGGAGTCTACTTCGCTCGCACCGTCTGGCACCGTCGCCGCGGAGTGCCCGGCTTCGGAGGTTGGTTCGGTCGCAAATCACTCTCAGGCGGCGGCGCGCTGATCGATCTTGGCGTGCATCGGCTTGATATGGCGCTCTGGTTGATGGATTTTCCTGAACCCGAATGGGTGATCGCGAACACGTGGGATGCCCTGACCGCACCTGTGGCCGAGCAAATCGAAAAGACATTCGACGTCGAAGACTTCGCCGCAGCGACAATCCGGTTTAACAACGGCACAATGCTCACCGTGGAGATTTCGTGGGCGGCAAACATCGAGCATTACGAACTGATGGAGACCCGCCTGTACGGCACCCACGGCGGTCTCGTCCACCGAAATATCCCGGACAAGTATGAATACGAAGCCGAGCTGTTCTTCGAGCAGGACGGCGATCAATACGACCAAAAGCTGAGTTCGACCCCTGACGATGTGAAGAGCTCCATGTACTATTTCGTCGAGTCGATCATCGAGAACAAAGAAACCCCCGCCCCCGCAGAAGAAGCGCTGCAGGTCCAAAAGTTGCTCGACGCGATTTACCTGTCCGCGGAGAAGGGCGAGCCGGTCCGGGTCTCCTAG